The window CACACGTAAGACCCTGACCTTCGTGGCGCTGGTCATCGTGATGGCGACCATATCCGGACTGGTCTATGGAACCGCTTTCAGCCAGGTGTAACGGCATCGACATAATTAAAGTCTACAGGAGGAATAATCATGCTCAGTATTCTGGTGCTTGGCCCGGGCTGCTATAACTGCCACAAGCTGGAAGCCCTGTGCAAGGAGGTGGTGGAGGAACAGGGTATAGAGGCAGCTATCGCGCCCATAACCGACCTGAATCAGATTCACGCCCTGGGAGTGATGATGACTCCTGGACTGGTGATCAACGGCAAAGTGGTCAGCAGCGGGAGGATTCCCGCCAAGGCTACACTGGAACAGTGGATTCTGGAAGCCGCTCAGTAGTCGGATAACAAAAGCATAATCAAGCGAGGTAGCGATGCAAGGCGTATCGAAGAGACTATCTTTTTTTGATCGCTACTTAACCGTTTGGATTTTTACCACCATGTTTATCGGCGTGCTGGCCGGGTACATGATACCAGGTATTGCGGCTTTCTGGGATATGTTCAAATCCGGGACTACCAACATTCCCATCGCTGTCGGTCTTATTCTGATGATGTATCCGCCGCTGGCGAAAGTGCGGTACGAGGAACTCCCCAAAGTATTCCGGAACTTGAGGCTGCTATTTCTCTCCCTGGTTCAGAACTGGATCGTAGGGCCGATTGTCATGTTTCTTCTGGCTATTTTACTGCTGCCGGACAAGCCCGAATTGATGGTGGGGGTG of the Candidatus Neomarinimicrobiota bacterium genome contains:
- a CDS encoding thioredoxin family protein: MLSILVLGPGCYNCHKLEALCKEVVEEQGIEAAIAPITDLNQIHALGVMMTPGLVINGKVVSSGRIPAKATLEQWILEAAQ